From the Streptomyces sp. KMM 9044 genome, one window contains:
- a CDS encoding DUF4276 family protein, with protein sequence MVGVLCEGQTEENMVNDFLAPELAEYGICLVPTILMTRMPAGGAAGKGGVSKWAKIERDLRKLLAGTHWAAVTTLLDYYGLPQDSPGMSDRPGGSPVGKVTHVERRLAEHVGHPRFLPHVVLHETETWVFAAAEQLGDWADDPALAHELKRQADKAGGPEKVNDKPETAPSKRILKLYPRYVKTQDGPVAVMDLGLAALRAACPHFDEWIAKLLALTPR encoded by the coding sequence ATGGTGGGGGTGCTGTGCGAGGGTCAGACCGAGGAGAACATGGTCAACGACTTCCTCGCGCCCGAACTGGCGGAGTACGGCATCTGCCTGGTGCCGACCATCCTGATGACCCGGATGCCGGCGGGCGGTGCAGCGGGCAAGGGCGGGGTCAGCAAGTGGGCGAAGATCGAGAGAGACCTGCGCAAGTTACTGGCCGGCACTCATTGGGCAGCGGTCACCACGCTTCTTGATTACTACGGCCTCCCTCAGGACAGTCCGGGGATGTCGGACCGGCCGGGCGGCTCGCCCGTGGGCAAGGTGACGCATGTCGAGCGGCGCCTCGCGGAACACGTCGGCCATCCTCGTTTTCTTCCCCATGTCGTCCTGCACGAGACGGAGACCTGGGTCTTCGCGGCGGCGGAACAGCTCGGGGACTGGGCCGACGACCCGGCTCTGGCCCATGAGCTCAAGCGCCAGGCCGACAAGGCCGGGGGACCCGAGAAGGTGAACGACAAGCCCGAGACAGCTCCCTCCAAGCGGATCCTCAAGCTGTACCCGAGGTATGTGAAAACACAGGACGGCCCGGTGGCGGTGATGGACCTGGGTCTGGCCGCTCTGCGAGCCGCCTGTCCCCATTTCGACGAGTGGATCGCGAAGTTGCTGGCCCTCACGCCGCGCTGA
- a CDS encoding AAA family ATPase codes for MTVEGYASIRSSTLKLGEGVTVLVGANGAGKSNVVGALELLGWMADGDLALQAGIHGGAQALQFAGRGTGKGIRLKVCAPPYRYEAHLVPAANDNFVFAEEKGHFHEPGPGLPMEESFGRGHRESLLRQKEEEQLSRLAGPVRHILAGCRVFHFQDTSREAPVKQFGYEADNEALRPDAANLAAFLLRLREGEPKSYRRIVRAIKSVAPFFRDFLLKEEPGGRIRLRWMQEGVDAVFPAEALSDGTLRYICLCVLLLQPDPPALFTLDEPELGLHPYAIVQLADMLRSAAVRSQIVIATQSVTLLNQFSLDDIVVVEREDGATELRRPDPEELQGWLEDYSLGELWEKNVLGGRPSPELPLRGRPE; via the coding sequence GTGACCGTAGAGGGATACGCCTCCATCCGATCCAGCACGCTGAAGCTGGGCGAGGGCGTGACCGTACTGGTCGGTGCCAACGGTGCGGGCAAGAGCAACGTCGTCGGCGCACTCGAACTGCTGGGGTGGATGGCGGACGGCGACCTGGCGCTCCAGGCGGGCATCCACGGTGGCGCCCAGGCCCTGCAGTTCGCGGGACGCGGCACCGGGAAAGGCATCCGGCTCAAGGTCTGTGCTCCCCCGTATCGGTATGAGGCGCACCTCGTCCCTGCGGCGAACGACAACTTCGTCTTCGCCGAGGAGAAGGGGCACTTCCACGAGCCGGGTCCCGGTCTCCCGATGGAGGAGAGCTTCGGCCGTGGACACCGCGAATCACTGCTGCGGCAGAAGGAGGAGGAGCAGCTCTCCCGCCTGGCGGGCCCGGTGCGGCACATCCTCGCCGGCTGCCGTGTCTTCCACTTCCAGGACACCAGTCGTGAGGCGCCGGTCAAGCAGTTCGGGTACGAGGCGGACAACGAGGCGCTGCGCCCGGACGCGGCGAACCTTGCGGCCTTCCTGTTGCGGCTGCGCGAGGGTGAACCCAAGTCCTATCGGCGCATTGTGCGGGCCATCAAGTCCGTGGCGCCGTTCTTCCGGGACTTCCTGCTGAAGGAGGAGCCGGGCGGGAGGATCCGCCTGCGCTGGATGCAGGAGGGGGTCGACGCAGTGTTTCCCGCGGAGGCGCTCTCGGACGGCACCTTGCGCTACATCTGCCTGTGCGTCCTGCTCCTCCAGCCCGACCCGCCGGCCCTCTTCACACTCGACGAGCCGGAACTCGGGCTGCACCCCTACGCAATCGTCCAGCTGGCGGACATGCTCCGGTCGGCCGCCGTACGCAGTCAGATTGTGATCGCCACACAGTCCGTGACCCTGCTGAACCAGTTCTCACTCGACGACATCGTGGTGGTGGAGCGCGAGGACGGAGCGACGGAGCTACGGCGTCCGGATCCCGAGGAACTCCAGGGATGGCTGGAGGACTACTCCCTCGGGGAGCTGTGGGAGAAGAACGTACTCGGTGGCAGGCCCTCGCCGGAACTGCCGTTGCGGGGCCGCCCGGAATGA